The genome window GGCGTATTTCGAGCTAAAAGAGCTTGAGCCTAGCAGCGGCGGGTAAATTTAGCTTTATAAATTTAAAAACGGGGGAGTTATGAAAATCGGTAAAATTTGGCTTTTGGCGCTGGCCTGCGGGTTAGCTTTGGGCAGAGAAAATCCTTTTGCGCCCTCGGGCGATGTAAACGCGAGCATGGCTAGCAGCAACGTCGTGGAAAATTTGCCGCCTTTTGAGAAGCAAAATTTCAAATTTCCCGCCGACGCTAGAAACTTCATCTCCGTCACGCTAAAATACAAAAGCCTCGACGGCAGCATCAAGGAAAAAACCGTCGACATAAACAAAAGCATCTCGTGGCAGGATGAGTTTTTGCTAAGCAAGATCGCAGTACCAGTCGTCGTAGAAAAGCCCGACGTCTCGGTCACTAAAGAGGAGCCAAAAGCCGCCGCGATAGACGTCGCGCCAAAGCCTACCGAGCGCAACATGACCGTGCAGGAGCCGCTAAAAGACGTCGTCATAAAGCCGCTTGAAAAGCCGCAACCGCAAAAGCAGATCGTCTATAAGCAGACGAAATTTGAGATCTATCCGATGCAGATCAAGATCCTCACGACCGACGAGAAGCTAAAGGACTACTCGATCGACAAAGGCACCAAGGTCGTGATAGACTTCGCCTCGCAAACGGACGTAAACACGAGAAAAGACGAGCTTGACTGCGGCGCGTTTAAAACGGCGCTTTTTGGCTCGCACGGTAAATTTTACCGCGTAGTTTTTGATCTCGACGGCAGTTATAAGCACGAGATCGAAAAGACGCAGGACGGGTATCTGCTAAAGCTATCTAGATAAATTTGATTTTTACGCGCCGAGCTTTCGGCGTGTAAATTTGCACCGATAATTTCTCGCGGCAAGGACTAAATTTGAGCCTTCGCCGCGTTTTTAAATTTGGCTTTAAAATTTAGCCGAATTTGCCTTGATTTATTTTCCCTGCTTTTTCAGATTTTGCCCCCAATTTCACTCAAATTTAACTGCCCTTTGGCTAATATTTCGCAAATTTAACGAAGCAAAAAGGATCAAATTTGCACGCCTTGCTAAAAATATTTAAAACAGTTTTATACGCCGCGTTATTTTTAGGACTTTATCTTTTGGCGGATAAGTACGGACTGTTTGCTAAATTTATCGACTAAATTTATCGGCTCGGCTTTGCCAAATAAATTTCGAGTCGAGAGTCGGATGTTAAATTTAATTGCTTTGTTTGGATAGGCGATATTTATAAATATTCATCCAAAAACATAACGCCTATTTTTTTATCCAACTTTTCGCAATCGCAAAACGATTTCCAATTTATTTTACCTCCCGTCGATAGGTTCGGAAACATATTGTAGTAATAGTTATGATACTCCCTTTTGTATGCGATTATCTCGGATGTTTTATTGTTTATCAGCTTAAATTCGGTAGCGATGAGAAAATTTGAGCTAAATTTATCTAGCTTAATCTCGTCAAATTTTGCGGTATAGTTCGTTTCTGGTATTTTATCTTTTGTAGTAGTTGTTTGTATAATCATTTTATTCCGAATCTCTTTTGATTTATTCATGAGCTTAAATATCGACTCTTTTTGCATATCAATTTTATTTATATATCTACTATGCTCGTCCGATTTATATTTTATTATTCCGTCTTCAAGCTTTTTGCGTACTTCTTTTTCTAGAGTATCGCAGATACCCATGGCCTTATCAAGCTCTTTTTCGGTTTCTTCATATTCTTTTAATTCGCTGGAATTCTCATTAAATGAAAAAACGGTCACGTTTTCGTCGGATAAATTTAAAGCCAAAGTTTTTATATGGATACCGTCGACAAACCTCCTCTTGATCCAGTTTATGTTCGCATCCTCAAAAGGGCGAACATTATCCTCAAAATAAATACTCTGCGGATACTCTACCGTCTCCTTTATAAAGGCTTTTGGAGCGGTAGCGCAGTAATATGCCCCAAGAATGTTCGTGATGATGATGCCGTAAGTGGGGATTAAAAATAGCGCGGCCGCTACTATGCCTCTGATCCAAATTTTATTAGTCTGTTTTAGGGTAATAGCCATCACTATGGCGCTAACTGCCATATAAGGAATAATGTAAACAAACAGTATTATCATACCCATGGCGTATCCTTTTTAGTTGTCGGCAAAATGGAGACGGTACGTTTTGCCTCGTGCCTAAAATATGCGGGTCAATAAAGCCCGCAATCGCTTTAAATTTGACCGCTTCGCATCTTTTGCAAATCATCGATAAAATAATAATGTCGTAAGGCTTAAGGTAGAGTTAAATTTGAGCTTCGGCAAGCGCTAGTAGTCAAATTTGACGCTTGTTTTACGAATTATAATATCGCAAATTTAACCTCACAAGTTATTTTTTGTGACAAATTTGCTCCAAATTCGAACCTAAATTCAAAACAAAATTTAACCGCACCAAAGCTGCTCGCACATTTACCGCAAAAGTAATCGGCCGTCAAATTCACTCGTTTTATAAAATGAAACTAAAATTTCAAATCTAATTTATATATTTTAAAAACAAATTTCGGTAATATTGCGCTAGGCAAAAATTTTATCCGAAAGGAGCTGTTATGAGCGGTATTGCTCTCATCATCTGCTTCGTCATCGCGGTCGTCGTTATGATCGTGCTGATTTCTAAGTTCGGGGTTCACCCCTTTATAGCGATCATGCTCGTTTCGCTAGCTCTAGCCGTCGTTGCGGGTATCGACCTGGTCAAGGTTCCCGCGATCATCGGAGAGGGATTTAGCGGGATATTTAAAAGCATAGGCATCGTCATCATTCTGGGTGCGCTCATCGGTATGGCGCTGGAAAAGACGGGCGCGGCGCTAAAGCTGGCCGACATGGTCGTGCGCTGCGTAGGCGACAAGCGCCCCGAGCTAGCCATGCTAATCATGGGCTGGATCGTGGGTATCCCGGTCTTTTGCGATAGCGGCTTTGTGGTACTAGATCCGATCCGCCGCGCGATAAAGGAAAAAATCGGCGCCAACCCCGTAGCTATGGCCGTCGCGCTCTCATGCGGCCTATACACCTCGCACGTGTTTATACCGCCGACGCCTGGCCCGATAGCGGCCGCCGGACTCGTGGGCGTGGGACACAACCTACTGCTAGTCATTGCCGTGGGCACGGTAGTTTCGATACCTGTTCTCATCGCGGGCTATCTTTTCGCTAAGACTATCGGCGCAAAAGTGAGCCTAAAAGAAGACCTCGCCGACGTTGGCAAGAGCTACGACGAGATCATCAAAGAGCACGGCAAGCTGCCTTGCGCGTTTTTGAGCTTGGCACCGATTTTTATGCCGATTTTGCTGATGGCGCTGGGTTCGGTCGTGTCGATACTAAAGCTAAAAGGCTCGTTTGCGAATTTCGTTTTATTTTTGGGTAATCCGATCATCGCGCTTGGCGTTGGCGTGCTATTTGCCGTTATCTTGCTGGCTAAAACGGGCAAGCTGGGCGAATTTAACTTCATGACCAACGAAACGCTAAAGATCGTCGGACCGATCCTTTTCATCACGGCTGCTGGCGGCGTGCTAGGTAACGTCATCGCTAAGGCGGGCTTTGTAGAGTTTATGAAGGCAAACGCCCATCTCATCGGCACCGTTGGTATATTTTTCCCGTTTGTTATCTCTGCTATCATCAAGACCGCTCAAGGCAGTTCGACCGTGGCGCTTACGACGACGGCCTCTATCATGGGGCTTTTCACCGATAGCGGCTCGATGATGAGCGCGCTGGGGCTAACTAGCGAGATGGGTGCGGTGCTAACGGTGATGGCGATCGCTGCGGGCGCGATGACGGTTTCGCACGCTAACGATAGTTACTTCTGGGTCGTTACGAACTTTAGCAAGATGTCGCCGGAGCAGGGCTACAAGACTCAGACGATGCTTACATTTATAATGGGTATCGTAGGTATGGCGACGGTTTGGGTAGCGTCGCTGGTTTTGTTGTAAATTTTACGGCTAAATTTGAGTGCGGTTTCGGCGTGACGAGACTGCACTCTTTACGGTATGAACGGTAAATTTTCAAATTTGTCCGCCTAGACCCGCATCTTGAAAATGTTAAATTTGGTTTGGTTAAATTTAGCATTGCGCATTAAATTTAATCTTTCTTGTTAAGGGGAAGGGGCTTGAATTACGGTCTACTCTGTAGCTCTCAAAGAGAGTGTAAGCACAAGACAAGCGTAGCGACGCAAAAGAGCTCTCTTTAGTATCCGCTTTTCTCTTTTTATGGGAGAGGAAGGGGGTTCTACTTACGAAGCGTCGCCCCTTCCTCTCCCAAGCCCTCTCCAGCCCCACTGCACGTGAGATGTGGCGACGTGGCTTTGCTCTTCGAGCAAAGCGTCGCGGGCTTGGAGTCAAATTTGGCATTTATAAGCGTCGCGAGTTTAAACTAAATTTGATAAAATCTGACCGTAAAATTTAGGGTGAAGTATTTTTTCTTTTTACTTCGCGCAAGCGCTCGTAACGAGACTTCGCTACGAGGAGACAAGGCGGAAATGAGTCGAGCGAGGGCGCATACATATAGTATGTAACCGAGCTTCGGCGAAATTTCTAATGAAGTATAAAGGAAAAAGACAAGCCGCTAACAAAAAAAGGAAAACAGATGAAAATACTAATAGCAATTGACTCTTTCAAGGGCTCTTTGAGCTCCCTCGAGGCCGGCAACGCCGTAAAAGAGGGTCTCAAAGCCCTAGCCGGCGAGACCGATGAGGTGGTGGTAAAACCTATCGCAGACGGCGGCGAGGGTAGCGTGGTGGCGCTAGCGGATGCGCTAGATGGCGAGTTTATCGACGTCATCGTACAAAATCCTCTCGGCGAAAAGATCCCCGCCAGATACGCGCTAGCAGGCGAGCTGGGCATCCTCGAGATGGCGTCTTCCAGCGGGCTCATGCTGGTGGAAAAAGAGCGCCGAAACCCGATGAAAACGAGCACTTACGGCTTTGGGCAGATGATTTTGCATGCTATTAGCAAGGGCGCGCGTAAATTTATCGTGGGTATCGGCGGCAGCGCGACGAATGACGCCGGCACGGGTATGCTAAGCGCGCTTGGATACGAGTTTTTTGACGAAAACGGCGAGCTGCTCGAGGGTAAAGGCGAAAACCTCATAAAAATCACAAAAATCTCAAATAAAAACGTAGCCCCCGAGCTGCAAGAGTGCGAATTCCTCGTGGCTTGCGACGTGGATAACCCGCTCTTTGGCAAAAACGGCGCGGCCTACGTCTACGGCCCGCAAAAGGGCGCGGACGAGCAGATGGTAAAGGATCTAGACGCTGGGCTTATTAGCTTTGCGAGTGCCACGAGCGAGCACTTTTCGAGCGAATTTTGGAACTTCAAGGGCGCGGGCGCGGCAGGCGGGCTAGGGTACGGGTTTGTGAGCTACCTAAACGCCAAACTAAAGCCCGGCATCGACATCATCATGGAGGAAATCCGCCTCGAAGAGGACGTGAAAAGCGCTGATCTAATCATCACCGGCGAGGGACGACTGGACTTTCAAAGCTCGATGGGCAAGACACCGACTGGAGTGGCCAAGATCGCCAAAAAATACGGCAAACCCGTCATCGCGCTAGCGGGCAGCGTGTCGCCGTGCGCGGGCGGCTGTAACGAAAACGGCATCGATGCGTTTTTTAGCGTATTAAACGAGCCCGTGAGCCTAGAAGAGGCGATGGATAAGCAAACCGCGACGCGCAATCTCAAAATGACGGCCCAGCAGGCATTGAGGCTATATTTGCTAGGGCGTAAGGGGTAAATTTACGCTTTATTGCAGCGATGGGGCCGGCGAATTTATCGGTTTGTCGGCTTGAGCTTTGTTTGCTCGGTATGATTAGCGAGTCTGAGCGAGGGTTTTATAGTAAATTTGCCTTTTGCGCGGAGGTTTTGCGGATTTTAAAATTTAGCGCGTCGCTTTGCATTTTACCGCTCGGCACGGCAGTTTCGCGGATTTTTCAAATTTGACATCATGCTTTGTTGTTGCAAGTCCGTAAATTTATCTAGTAAAATCAAATTTTGGATTTGAGTTTTTAGCGCGGCGGTTTCGCGCCGAGCCGTAATGCGCGACCGAATTTGCAAAAAATCTAGGCCAAAAACTCAAAATTTAACGAGCTAAAGCCCGAAAAACAGGCTTTAGGCTTATTTTGGGGATTATTTTTCTTTGGCTTCGACTTCGATCTCTAGCTCGACTTTGTCAGATAGCGTGATCTCTGAGGTGTCTAGCCCGATCTCAAAGAGCTTGCGTTTCGTATCGCCCTCTAGGCTAAAGCCGATTTTTTCCTTGCCGTTTTTATCCGCAGTAAAGCCGCCAAGCTCGAATTTTAGCACCACGGGCTTAGTGACGCCGTGCATCGTGAGCGTGCCCACGACCTTGCCTTCCGTGTCGCTTTCTTTCTCAAATTTGACCATTTTGTAGGTGATTTTGTCAAATTTTGCCGCGTTGAAAAAATCCACGCTTCGTAGGTGTTCGTCGCGCTTGTCGTTTTGCGTATTTACCGAGGCGGTCTCGATGGTGGCCTCGAGCGCTTTGAGCTCTTTTGTATCCTTGTCGTAGTCGATCACGGCGTCAAATTTGCCGAAATTTCCACTGACTTTTGATATGCTTAGGTGCTTGATCTTAAAGCCGACGCTGCTGTGCGCCGGGTCGATCTCGTATACCGCGGCGTTTGCGAAGCTCGCTACGAGCGCTGCAGCTAGCGAAAATTTGATGAGTTTTTTCATTTTTTTCTCCTTGTGATTTTAGTTTGAAAGTGTATTTTAAAAAAGTAAATATATAACTTTTTCGCAACATTTTGAGAAAAATTTGAATTACTTGACTTGCCGCCTCAAGATCGTGCGATAAAAAATCAGGCTAAATTTAGCCCAAAATTTCCCCGACGAAAAACAGCACCGACATCGCAAATGTGCAGAGTGCGACTACCTTTAGCTGCCCGTCGAAGTCGCGACACTCCCGAATTTTCGACACGGAAAATAGGTGCAAAATAAGCGGCACAAAGCTCGCTATGTAGAGTAGTTTTACGCCTGAATCTCCGCGCAAAAGCGAGTAGCAAAGCATCAGACTCGCCCCGCCCGCGATCAGCGCGTAGTGATAGCGCTTGGCCGCACGCAGCCCGATACGCACGGGGATCGTGCGCTTGCCCTTGAGCGCGTCGTTTTGGATGTCGCGCATATTGTTTAGATTTAGTACGGCCGTGCTAAGCATACCGCATGCGCACGCAGGTAGCAGCAGCGCCGCATCGAGCGATTGCGCGTATAAAAAATACGAGCCCAGCACGCTAAGCAGTCCAAAAAACAAAAATACGAAAACGTCGCCAAGCCCCTTATATCCGTAAGCGCCGGCGCCCACGGTGTAGCGGATCGCGGCATATATCGACGCGCCGCCTAGCGCCAAAAACAGTAGCACGAGATAAAACCGCTCGCCAAACGCCAAAACGCTTAGAGCAAAGCTCGAAAACGCCGCAAGCAGCGCCGTAGCGACGATGACGCGCTTCATCTGCTCGGCGCTCATCTGCCCCGTTTGGATCGCGCGACGCGGCCCCAGCCTGCCCTCGTCGTCGGTGCCTTTTACCGCGTCGCCGTAGTCGTTAGCATAGTCGCTGAGTATCTGAAACAGCAGCGTCGTAAGTAGTGCAAGCGCGAAAATATCGGCTCTAAATACGCCTGCACCGTATGCTGCGCCGCTGCCCAGCAACACGCCCGAGACGCTAAGCGGTAGCGATCTAAGGCGAGCTGATGCGTAGAGAGCTTTTGCGGTTATCATTTTTTTGCCTTATGTTGATTTTTGCACGCCGAATTTACGGTAAATTTGAGCTCAAATTTAGCACCCAAATGCAAAAAATAATATAAATTTGACCTGGTTTACGAGTGAAATTTGTAAATTTGACGGTAGTTTGGTGACTTTGCTAAGACGGTTTAAATTATAAAACTAATAATTACTTTAAGTTTTTTTGGGATAAAATTAAATTCGTAAATATTACCGATAAGGAGAAAAGATGGAATTTTTACAGCTTTTATTAGTTTTGGTGGCCGTGATAATCATCATAGCTAAACCGCAAAAAGAAAAGATTGCATTCGGTTTGGTCGTGGTCGCATGGCTGTTTATGGCGTATCTATACGTAGGGCACAAGTCGGGCAATCTGCTCACGGCAATCAATCTATAAGGAGCGCGGCATGAACGAAATCAAAAAAGCAAAATTTTTCTATGCACTTATGTGCTTGGCTGGATTTTTGATCATCCTTTTGCCGGTAGGTATAGCAAACCTGATCTTTGGCTACGTGCTAAAAGACAGCCCGTGCACGTTATGCTGGGGGCAGCGCGAGGCTATGATTTTTATCGGCGTGATGGCTCTTTTTATCGTTAGATACGGGCTAAAGGCTAAATACTTAGCTATGCTGCTAGTGATGACGGGATTTGGGCTGTGGCAGTCTTTTGCGCACTTCGGCATCCACGCGCACAGAGATCTCGATCAGGGCTTTGGGCTCGCGGTTTTCGGTATCCATACGTATTTTTGGGCCGAGGTAGTGTTTTGGGCGGTCGTGGTGCTGCTTGGGGCTATATTTTTCTTTGCGCCTAAATTTAGCGCTTTTGATGAGGAAATGGGCGGAGAGAAGATCAGAAAATTCGGCTCATTTACTCGCG of Campylobacter showae contains these proteins:
- a CDS encoding AMIN domain-containing protein — its product is MKIGKIWLLALACGLALGRENPFAPSGDVNASMASSNVVENLPPFEKQNFKFPADARNFISVTLKYKSLDGSIKEKTVDINKSISWQDEFLLSKIAVPVVVEKPDVSVTKEEPKAAAIDVAPKPTERNMTVQEPLKDVVIKPLEKPQPQKQIVYKQTKFEIYPMQIKILTTDEKLKDYSIDKGTKVVIDFASQTDVNTRKDELDCGAFKTALFGSHGKFYRVVFDLDGSYKHEIEKTQDGYLLKLSR
- a CDS encoding GntP family permease, with product MSGIALIICFVIAVVVMIVLISKFGVHPFIAIMLVSLALAVVAGIDLVKVPAIIGEGFSGIFKSIGIVIILGALIGMALEKTGAALKLADMVVRCVGDKRPELAMLIMGWIVGIPVFCDSGFVVLDPIRRAIKEKIGANPVAMAVALSCGLYTSHVFIPPTPGPIAAAGLVGVGHNLLLVIAVGTVVSIPVLIAGYLFAKTIGAKVSLKEDLADVGKSYDEIIKEHGKLPCAFLSLAPIFMPILLMALGSVVSILKLKGSFANFVLFLGNPIIALGVGVLFAVILLAKTGKLGEFNFMTNETLKIVGPILFITAAGGVLGNVIAKAGFVEFMKANAHLIGTVGIFFPFVISAIIKTAQGSSTVALTTTASIMGLFTDSGSMMSALGLTSEMGAVLTVMAIAAGAMTVSHANDSYFWVVTNFSKMSPEQGYKTQTMLTFIMGIVGMATVWVASLVLL
- a CDS encoding glycerate kinase gives rise to the protein MKILIAIDSFKGSLSSLEAGNAVKEGLKALAGETDEVVVKPIADGGEGSVVALADALDGEFIDVIVQNPLGEKIPARYALAGELGILEMASSSGLMLVEKERRNPMKTSTYGFGQMILHAISKGARKFIVGIGGSATNDAGTGMLSALGYEFFDENGELLEGKGENLIKITKISNKNVAPELQECEFLVACDVDNPLFGKNGAAYVYGPQKGADEQMVKDLDAGLISFASATSEHFSSEFWNFKGAGAAGGLGYGFVSYLNAKLKPGIDIIMEEIRLEEDVKSADLIITGEGRLDFQSSMGKTPTGVAKIAKKYGKPVIALAGSVSPCAGGCNENGIDAFFSVLNEPVSLEEAMDKQTATRNLKMTAQQALRLYLLGRKG
- a CDS encoding YceI family protein codes for the protein MKKLIKFSLAAALVASFANAAVYEIDPAHSSVGFKIKHLSISKVSGNFGKFDAVIDYDKDTKELKALEATIETASVNTQNDKRDEHLRSVDFFNAAKFDKITYKMVKFEKESDTEGKVVGTLTMHGVTKPVVLKFELGGFTADKNGKEKIGFSLEGDTKRKLFEIGLDTSEITLSDKVELEIEVEAKEK
- the menA gene encoding 1,4-dihydroxy-2-naphthoate octaprenyltransferase, with translation MITAKALYASARLRSLPLSVSGVLLGSGAAYGAGVFRADIFALALLTTLLFQILSDYANDYGDAVKGTDDEGRLGPRRAIQTGQMSAEQMKRVIVATALLAAFSSFALSVLAFGERFYLVLLFLALGGASIYAAIRYTVGAGAYGYKGLGDVFVFLFFGLLSVLGSYFLYAQSLDAALLLPACACGMLSTAVLNLNNMRDIQNDALKGKRTIPVRIGLRAAKRYHYALIAGGASLMLCYSLLRGDSGVKLLYIASFVPLILHLFSVSKIRECRDFDGQLKVVALCTFAMSVLFFVGEILG